From the Anaerolineales bacterium genome, one window contains:
- the meaB gene encoding methylmalonyl Co-A mutase-associated GTPase MeaB, with translation MDLVSSVLSGDRLGLARLLSEVESGSQAGTQALNQLFPHTGKAQLIGVTGAPGTGKSSLVNQLALHYRRPPQGEPRRVAILAVDPSSPFTGGAVLGDRIRMRELSGDQGVFIRSMASRGSLGGLAAASAGAAQAFDAAGYDIILIETVGSGQSEVEIAKLAHTTLVVDVPGLGDDVQAIKAGILEIADILVLNKADRPGVESAERALQGMLKLGHPTKRIMHHGQVEEVQSADSEQAHREEWIPPIRRTVALEGKGVVELVEAIEGHRQFLQRSGEWQGRERARLQNEVELLLQSELMATWRRGLSPGQYEAVLDALMARQQSPRQAVAALLNGKAKR, from the coding sequence GTGGATCTGGTTTCTTCCGTGCTCTCAGGCGACCGGCTGGGCTTGGCGCGCCTGCTGAGTGAAGTGGAGAGTGGCAGCCAGGCGGGTACCCAGGCGCTCAATCAGCTCTTTCCCCACACCGGCAAAGCCCAACTGATCGGCGTGACCGGCGCCCCAGGCACCGGCAAATCCTCACTGGTCAACCAACTGGCCCTGCATTATCGCCGCCCGCCGCAGGGTGAGCCGCGCCGCGTGGCGATCCTGGCGGTGGACCCCAGCAGCCCCTTCACCGGCGGGGCGGTGCTGGGCGACCGTATTCGCATGCGCGAGTTGTCCGGCGACCAAGGCGTTTTCATCCGCTCCATGGCCAGCCGCGGCTCACTGGGCGGCCTGGCGGCGGCCAGCGCTGGGGCAGCGCAGGCTTTTGATGCCGCCGGCTACGACATCATCCTCATCGAAACGGTGGGTTCCGGCCAATCTGAAGTCGAGATCGCCAAGCTGGCCCACACCACCCTGGTGGTGGACGTGCCCGGCCTGGGTGACGATGTGCAAGCCATCAAGGCTGGCATTCTGGAAATCGCCGATATTTTGGTGCTCAACAAGGCCGACAGGCCAGGCGTAGAGTCCGCCGAGCGCGCTTTGCAGGGCATGCTTAAGCTGGGCCACCCCACCAAGCGCATCATGCACCACGGCCAGGTGGAAGAAGTGCAGTCGGCGGACAGCGAGCAGGCGCACAGGGAAGAATGGATCCCGCCCATCCGCCGCACGGTGGCCCTCGAGGGCAAAGGTGTTGTTGAATTGGTAGAGGCGATCGAAGGCCACCGCCAGTTCCTGCAGCGCAGCGGCGAATGGCAGGGCCGCGAGCGCGCCCGCTTGCAGAACGAAGTCGAGCTGCTGCTGCAAAGTGAGCTAATGGCGACCTGGCGGCGCGGCCTCTCCCCCGGCCAATACGAAGCCGTGCTGGATGCCCTGATGGCGCGCCAACAGTCGCCGCGCCAGGCGGTCGCCGCCCTGCTCAACGGGAAGGCCAAGCGATGA
- a CDS encoding GNAT family N-acetyltransferase, with protein MIVGDGLRLRAIERADLPTIVTWLNDPEVRDQLAAYLPMSLAAEERWFEKLPERPREQQPLAIDVARGNAWKLIGTCGLHEVDWRTRAGELGIMIGEKGEWSKGYGTQAVALLVQFAFETLNLHRISLYVYADNARAIRAYEKAGFVLEGRLRDGEFRHGVYRDVLMMGILRPEWAAARK; from the coding sequence ATGATAGTGGGAGATGGCCTGCGGTTGCGCGCCATCGAGCGCGCTGATCTGCCCACCATCGTCACTTGGTTGAACGACCCCGAAGTGCGCGACCAGCTGGCCGCCTACCTGCCCATGTCCCTGGCCGCCGAAGAGCGCTGGTTTGAAAAGCTGCCCGAGCGCCCGCGCGAACAGCAACCTTTGGCGATAGACGTGGCGCGCGGCAATGCCTGGAAGCTGATCGGCACTTGCGGCCTGCACGAAGTCGACTGGCGCACGCGGGCCGGCGAGTTAGGGATTATGATTGGGGAGAAGGGCGAGTGGAGCAAGGGCTACGGCACACAGGCGGTGGCCTTGCTGGTGCAGTTTGCCTTTGAAACGCTCAATCTGCACCGGATCAGCTTGTATGTGTATGCAGACAATGCGCGCGCCATTCGTGCATACGAAAAAGCTGGCTTTGTTTTGGAAGGCCGTCTGCGAGACGGCGAGTTTCGCCATGGTGTTTACCGCGATGTACTGATGATGGGCATTTTGCGGCCGGAGTGGGCCGCAGCCCGCAAATAA
- a CDS encoding ribose-phosphate diphosphokinase, giving the protein MYGDIKLFAGTASPDLAEKISQYLKVPLSPRDIIEFPNENLLVRLHGSVRGQDVYVIQSTAAPVHRNWMELFIMLQTLRLDSAARITAVIPFMSYARSDKKDQPRVPIVARLVADMVQIAGADRYITLDLHAGQIQGFFSIPGDVLTTFHMLADHAKKLCKNLKDPVVVSVDLGFAKRARNFAERINTPLALIEKRRVANDSNAEAMRIVGDVAGRDVLLVDDEVDTAGSVSQAVSLLMKNGVRSVHLVCVHALLSDPAVERLTKLDLAGIITTDTVPLSAEKRAVLGDKLTVLSTAPLLGEVIRRAHEGRSVGAMFNE; this is encoded by the coding sequence CTGTACGGCGATATTAAATTGTTCGCTGGCACCGCCAGTCCAGACCTGGCAGAGAAGATCTCGCAGTATCTAAAAGTTCCCCTTAGCCCACGCGACATTATTGAGTTCCCCAATGAGAATTTGCTGGTGCGGCTGCATGGCAGTGTGCGCGGCCAGGATGTGTATGTGATCCAAAGCACAGCGGCCCCGGTGCACCGCAATTGGATGGAACTGTTCATCATGCTGCAGACCCTGCGCCTGGACTCGGCGGCGCGCATCACCGCCGTAATTCCCTTCATGAGCTATGCGCGCTCGGACAAGAAAGACCAGCCGCGCGTGCCGATCGTGGCCCGCCTGGTGGCGGACATGGTGCAGATCGCCGGGGCGGACCGCTACATCACGCTGGATCTGCACGCCGGCCAGATCCAGGGTTTCTTCTCCATCCCGGGGGATGTGCTCACCACTTTCCACATGCTCGCCGACCACGCCAAGAAGCTGTGCAAGAACCTTAAGGACCCCGTGGTGGTCAGCGTGGACCTGGGCTTTGCCAAACGGGCGCGCAACTTTGCCGAGCGCATCAACACGCCGCTGGCGCTAATCGAAAAGCGCCGGGTGGCCAACGACTCGAATGCTGAAGCCATGCGCATCGTGGGCGATGTGGCCGGGCGCGATGTGCTGCTGGTGGATGACGAAGTGGATACGGCTGGGTCCGTCTCGCAGGCCGTAAGTCTGCTGATGAAGAACGGGGTGCGCAGTGTGCACCTGGTCTGTGTGCATGCGCTGCTCTCCGACCCGGCGGTGGAGCGCCTGACCAAACTTGACCTTGCGGGCATCATCACCACCGATACGGTGCCTCTCTCCGCAGAGAAGCGCGCGGTATTGGGCGATAAGCTCACCGTGCTTTCCACCGCGCCGCTGCTGGGCGAAGTCATTCGCCGGGCCCACGAAGGCCGCAGCGTGGGCGCCATGTTCAATGAATAG
- the mutM gene encoding bifunctional DNA-formamidopyrimidine glycosylase/DNA-(apurinic or apyrimidinic site) lyase: protein MPELPEVETVARSLVSGQGAAPILGRRVALARVAWARSVASPSAPTFARRIAGQQVQDVGRRAKYIQIGLDQDTLLVHLRMSGDLMLGYQEVPLGAHSRLQIYFEDGLQLSFNDPRKFGRVWLVPDPAEVYAGLGPEPFDPALTPKRFHSLLVARQRQLKPLLLDQAFLAGLGNIYADEALWAAQLHPLTLTSRLDAAQAALLLRSIRAVLKEGIRRNGASIDWVYRGGDFQNHFKAYQQTGQPCPRCGTPISRIVVGQRGTHFCPRCQILQAA, encoded by the coding sequence ATGCCTGAACTTCCTGAAGTCGAAACCGTAGCCCGTTCGCTGGTGAGTGGGCAGGGCGCGGCGCCCATCCTGGGGAGGCGCGTGGCCCTGGCTCGAGTGGCCTGGGCGCGCAGCGTGGCCAGCCCGAGCGCCCCCACGTTTGCGCGCCGCATCGCCGGCCAGCAGGTGCAGGACGTGGGCCGCCGCGCCAAGTACATTCAGATCGGCCTCGATCAGGATACCTTGCTGGTGCACCTGCGCATGTCGGGCGACCTGATGCTGGGCTACCAGGAAGTCCCGCTGGGCGCCCACTCGCGCCTGCAGATCTACTTCGAAGATGGCCTGCAGCTCAGCTTCAATGACCCGCGCAAGTTCGGGCGGGTTTGGCTGGTCCCCGACCCGGCCGAGGTCTATGCCGGTCTGGGACCGGAGCCTTTTGACCCGGCTTTGACCCCCAAGCGCTTCCACAGCCTGCTGGTTGCCCGCCAGCGGCAGCTGAAGCCGCTGCTGCTGGACCAGGCTTTCCTGGCCGGCCTGGGCAACATCTACGCCGACGAGGCCTTGTGGGCGGCCCAGCTGCACCCGCTGACCCTGACCAGCCGCCTGGATGCAGCCCAGGCCGCTTTGCTGCTGCGCAGCATCCGCGCCGTGCTGAAAGAAGGCATCCGCCGCAACGGCGCCAGCATCGACTGGGTCTATCGCGGCGGCGATTTCCAGAACCACTTCAAGGCCTACCAGCAAACCGGGCAGCCCTGCCCGCGCTGCGGCACACCCATCAGTCGCATTGTGGTGGGGCAGCGCGGCACGCATTTTTGCCCGCGTTGCCAAATATTGCAAGCTGCATAA